In the genome of Drosophila yakuba strain Tai18E2 chromosome 3R, Prin_Dyak_Tai18E2_2.1, whole genome shotgun sequence, one region contains:
- the LOC6536516 gene encoding transcription factor cwo isoform X1 — protein sequence MEPYWNESNGHAAHPVKYESEAAVSSFPYCTESSLNFSTSATAYSEDDAEYATGRRNKTSRQDPLSHRIIEKRRRDRMNSCLADLSRLIPPQYQRKGRGRIEKTEIIEMAIRHLKHLQSECQQKESDYRSGYMDCMKEAAKFLYDVHMQDFCHRLLGRLQEHIDEMFKTDCYKSTRSCHMPDNVSASSGSPHQAYHPPLCHLRDMLATSASDVEHSQDHNDVKDLSFRNHLNQLQRSQQAAAAAAAAAAAVAVANGSSPASNAGMDSKVPLTNGGGNIGAPPAADNVPSNSTGSGPAAACAGGNSNSSGSNSSNAASSTTCPPAGGSCPAKITPLAAHQQPHQAPVITSTAPHHHHHHTDSSHHDFESSREPILHTDTSNMHSPPPRDLLLQQHPHLAHSHHTQDSLMSVRMRNYSESSHEVEHNNNYKYKNHIKERFVHELHDEETSSEHCPVAAHLQSDHSHLQALSEHSKDGTEPEIAPIMAKKRKLAEAAANGEIPLEVHTESSNAGASSANRLDKPSPSFNFSDIKDIKAELHNGNSNSSPLLAKLSAVAAAGGQLSTPSSTTAPLPPRHSFTVPIFALHGQGNYYVPLNVDYNALVPFLNGMDLLEKSYTSMPVVHPININVNFMPSSPSASLLAAAAAAAVAVGKQQQQQAVVAAGAGPPLSTNSAAAQAAAVAAAAVAKAKLEQAMNQSW from the exons ATGGAGCCCTATTGGAACGAGTCGAACGGACACGCCGCCCATCCGGTCAAGTATGAAAG CGAAGCAGCTGTCTCCAGTTTTCCTTATTGCACAGAATCTAGTTTAAATTTTTCAACATCCGCCACGGCATACAGCGAGGACGATGCTGAATATGCCACCGGAAGACGTAATAAGACATCGAGg CAAGATCCACTTTCCCATCGCATCATCGAGAAACGGAGACGAGATCGCATGAACTCCTGCCTGGCGGACCTGTCCCGCCTCATCCCGCCGCAGTACCAGCgcaaggggcgtggccggaTCGAGAAGACGGAGATCATCGAGATGGCCATCAGGCACCTGAAGCATCTGCAGAGCGAGTGCCAGCAGAAGGAGAGCGACTACCGGAGTGGCTACATGGACTGCATGAAGGAGGCGGCCAAGTTCCTCTACGACGTTCACATGCAGGACTTTTGCCACCGACTCTTGGGTCGCCTGCAGGAGCACATCGATGAGATGTTCAAGA CGGACTGCTACAAGTCGACGCGCAGCTGCCACATGCCGGATAATGTGAGCGCCTCCAGCGGCAGTCCCCACCAGGCGTACCACCCACCGCTGTGCCACCTGCGCGACATGTTGGCCACCTCTGCCTCGGATGTGGAGCACAGTCAGGACCATAACGACGTCAAGGATCTGAGTTTCCGGAACCATCTCAACCAGCTGCAGAGGAGCCAGcaggcggcagcggcagcagcagcagccgcagcagcagttgcagtcgcCAATGGCAGTTCGCCGGCTTCGAATGCCGGCATGGACTCGAAGGTCCCGCTGACCAATGGTGGCGGCAACATTGGAGCACCGCCAGCTGCTGATAATGTGCCCAGCAATTCCACGGGCAGTGGACCGGCAGCAGCGTGTGCTGGGGgaaacagcaacagtagcGGCAGTAACAGCAGCAACGCAGCCAGTTCCACCACTTGTCCGCCGGCCGGAGGTAGCTGTCCAGCCAAGATCACACCATTGGCGGCACACCAGCAGCCCCACCAGGCGCCTGTGATTACATCGACGGCCccgcatcatcatcaccaccatACGGACAGCAGCCACCACGATTTCGAATCGTCCAGGGAGCCGATCCTTCACACCGATACCTCTAACATGCACTCGCCACCGCCCAGggatctgctgctgcagcagcatcccCACCTGGCCCATAGCCACCACACCCAGGACAGCCTGATGTCCGTGAGGATGCGCAACTATTCCGAGTCCTCGCACGAGGTggagcacaacaacaactacaagtACAAGAACCACATCAAGGAGCGTTTCGTCCACGAGCTGCACGACGAGGAGACGAGCAGCGAGCATTGTCCGGTGGCGGCCCACCTCCAGAGCGATCACTCCCACTTGCAGGCCTTGTCGGAGCACTCCAAGGACGGCACCGAACCCGAAATAGCCCCCATTATGGCCAAGAAACGGAAGTTGGCCGAGGCAGCGGCCAATGGCGAAATACCCCTGGAGGTTCACACCGAGTCCAGCAACGCGGGAGCGAGTTCCGCCAACCGGCTGGACAAGCCCTCGCCCTCGTTCAACTTTAGCGACATCAAGGACATCAAGGCGGAGCTGCACAACggcaactccaactccagccCACTGCTGGCCAAGCTGAGTGCGGTGGCTGCTGCCGGTGGCCAGTTGAGCACTCCGAGTAGCACAACCGCTCCATTGCCGCCGAGGCACTCCTTCACGGTGCCAATATTCGCACTGCACGGACAGGGCAACTACTACGTGCCCCTGAACGTAGACTACAATGCACTGGTGCCATTCCTCAACGGGATGGATCTGCTCGAGAAGAGCTACACCAGCATGCCCGTGGTGCATCCTATTAACATCAATGTGAACTTCATGCCCAGTTCACCGTCCGCCTCGCtcttggctgctgctgcagctgccgccgtCGCCGTTGgcaagcaacagcaacaacaggctGTGGTGGCCGCCGGAGCGGGACCTCCCCTGTCCACCAACTCGGCGGCGGCTCAGGCAGCCGCTGTGGCCGCCGCTGCGGTGGCCAAGGCCAAACTGGAGCAGGCCATGAACCAGAGCTGGTAA
- the LOC6536516 gene encoding transcription factor cwo isoform X2 produces MNSCLADLSRLIPPQYQRKGRGRIEKTEIIEMAIRHLKHLQSECQQKESDYRSGYMDCMKEAAKFLYDVHMQDFCHRLLGRLQEHIDEMFKTDCYKSTRSCHMPDNVSASSGSPHQAYHPPLCHLRDMLATSASDVEHSQDHNDVKDLSFRNHLNQLQRSQQAAAAAAAAAAAVAVANGSSPASNAGMDSKVPLTNGGGNIGAPPAADNVPSNSTGSGPAAACAGGNSNSSGSNSSNAASSTTCPPAGGSCPAKITPLAAHQQPHQAPVITSTAPHHHHHHTDSSHHDFESSREPILHTDTSNMHSPPPRDLLLQQHPHLAHSHHTQDSLMSVRMRNYSESSHEVEHNNNYKYKNHIKERFVHELHDEETSSEHCPVAAHLQSDHSHLQALSEHSKDGTEPEIAPIMAKKRKLAEAAANGEIPLEVHTESSNAGASSANRLDKPSPSFNFSDIKDIKAELHNGNSNSSPLLAKLSAVAAAGGQLSTPSSTTAPLPPRHSFTVPIFALHGQGNYYVPLNVDYNALVPFLNGMDLLEKSYTSMPVVHPININVNFMPSSPSASLLAAAAAAAVAVGKQQQQQAVVAAGAGPPLSTNSAAAQAAAVAAAAVAKAKLEQAMNQSW; encoded by the exons ATGAACTCCTGCCTGGCGGACCTGTCCCGCCTCATCCCGCCGCAGTACCAGCgcaaggggcgtggccggaTCGAGAAGACGGAGATCATCGAGATGGCCATCAGGCACCTGAAGCATCTGCAGAGCGAGTGCCAGCAGAAGGAGAGCGACTACCGGAGTGGCTACATGGACTGCATGAAGGAGGCGGCCAAGTTCCTCTACGACGTTCACATGCAGGACTTTTGCCACCGACTCTTGGGTCGCCTGCAGGAGCACATCGATGAGATGTTCAAGA CGGACTGCTACAAGTCGACGCGCAGCTGCCACATGCCGGATAATGTGAGCGCCTCCAGCGGCAGTCCCCACCAGGCGTACCACCCACCGCTGTGCCACCTGCGCGACATGTTGGCCACCTCTGCCTCGGATGTGGAGCACAGTCAGGACCATAACGACGTCAAGGATCTGAGTTTCCGGAACCATCTCAACCAGCTGCAGAGGAGCCAGcaggcggcagcggcagcagcagcagccgcagcagcagttgcagtcgcCAATGGCAGTTCGCCGGCTTCGAATGCCGGCATGGACTCGAAGGTCCCGCTGACCAATGGTGGCGGCAACATTGGAGCACCGCCAGCTGCTGATAATGTGCCCAGCAATTCCACGGGCAGTGGACCGGCAGCAGCGTGTGCTGGGGgaaacagcaacagtagcGGCAGTAACAGCAGCAACGCAGCCAGTTCCACCACTTGTCCGCCGGCCGGAGGTAGCTGTCCAGCCAAGATCACACCATTGGCGGCACACCAGCAGCCCCACCAGGCGCCTGTGATTACATCGACGGCCccgcatcatcatcaccaccatACGGACAGCAGCCACCACGATTTCGAATCGTCCAGGGAGCCGATCCTTCACACCGATACCTCTAACATGCACTCGCCACCGCCCAGggatctgctgctgcagcagcatcccCACCTGGCCCATAGCCACCACACCCAGGACAGCCTGATGTCCGTGAGGATGCGCAACTATTCCGAGTCCTCGCACGAGGTggagcacaacaacaactacaagtACAAGAACCACATCAAGGAGCGTTTCGTCCACGAGCTGCACGACGAGGAGACGAGCAGCGAGCATTGTCCGGTGGCGGCCCACCTCCAGAGCGATCACTCCCACTTGCAGGCCTTGTCGGAGCACTCCAAGGACGGCACCGAACCCGAAATAGCCCCCATTATGGCCAAGAAACGGAAGTTGGCCGAGGCAGCGGCCAATGGCGAAATACCCCTGGAGGTTCACACCGAGTCCAGCAACGCGGGAGCGAGTTCCGCCAACCGGCTGGACAAGCCCTCGCCCTCGTTCAACTTTAGCGACATCAAGGACATCAAGGCGGAGCTGCACAACggcaactccaactccagccCACTGCTGGCCAAGCTGAGTGCGGTGGCTGCTGCCGGTGGCCAGTTGAGCACTCCGAGTAGCACAACCGCTCCATTGCCGCCGAGGCACTCCTTCACGGTGCCAATATTCGCACTGCACGGACAGGGCAACTACTACGTGCCCCTGAACGTAGACTACAATGCACTGGTGCCATTCCTCAACGGGATGGATCTGCTCGAGAAGAGCTACACCAGCATGCCCGTGGTGCATCCTATTAACATCAATGTGAACTTCATGCCCAGTTCACCGTCCGCCTCGCtcttggctgctgctgcagctgccgccgtCGCCGTTGgcaagcaacagcaacaacaggctGTGGTGGCCGCCGGAGCGGGACCTCCCCTGTCCACCAACTCGGCGGCGGCTCAGGCAGCCGCTGTGGCCGCCGCTGCGGTGGCCAAGGCCAAACTGGAGCAGGCCATGAACCAGAGCTGGTAA